In Dama dama isolate Ldn47 chromosome X, ASM3311817v1, whole genome shotgun sequence, one genomic interval encodes:
- the LOC133052545 gene encoding X antigen family member 5-like isoform X1, with protein MGASAGNSGRCPRRGKGGNMSGQVPSTLGPTGQDSSQLDEPVVDPQPSVEQPQEGEPPAENQDITPGKEEVNGEDPVNHDEEKGKDASGVSDLETDLQDLAEAKTGGEGGDGPDIKEEIASNIEPVEMPKAGEGQPFA; from the exons ATGGGTGCCTCCGCTGGGAACTCTGGTCGATGCCCGAGGCGGGGTAAAG GGGGAAATATGAGTGGGCAAGTGCCATCAACATTGGGACCTACAGGTCAAGATTCCTCCCAGTTGGATGAACCTGTGGTT GACCCGCAGCCCAGTGTTGAGCAACCTCAAGAAGGGGAACCACCAGCTGAGAATCAGGATATCACACCTGGAAAGGAGGAAGTAAACGGAGAGGATCCAGTGAATCATgatgaagagaaggggaaggatgCCTCTGGAG tttctgacCTGGAAACTGATCTCCAGGATTTGGCTGAGGCAAAGACTGGGGGTGAAGGTGGAGATGGTCCTGATATCAAGGAGGAGATTGCATCAAATATAGAGCCTGTTGAAATGCCAAAAGCAG GTGAAGGGCAACCATTTGCTTGA
- the LOC133052545 gene encoding X antigen family member 5-like isoform X2: protein MSGQVPSTLGPTGQDSSQLDEPVVDPQPSVEQPQEGEPPAENQDITPGKEEVNGEDPVNHDEEKGKDASGVSDLETDLQDLAEAKTGGEGGDGPDIKEEIASNIEPVEMPKAGEGQPFA, encoded by the exons ATGAGTGGGCAAGTGCCATCAACATTGGGACCTACAGGTCAAGATTCCTCCCAGTTGGATGAACCTGTGGTT GACCCGCAGCCCAGTGTTGAGCAACCTCAAGAAGGGGAACCACCAGCTGAGAATCAGGATATCACACCTGGAAAGGAGGAAGTAAACGGAGAGGATCCAGTGAATCATgatgaagagaaggggaaggatgCCTCTGGAG tttctgacCTGGAAACTGATCTCCAGGATTTGGCTGAGGCAAAGACTGGGGGTGAAGGTGGAGATGGTCCTGATATCAAGGAGGAGATTGCATCAAATATAGAGCCTGTTGAAATGCCAAAAGCAG GTGAAGGGCAACCATTTGCTTGA